Within the Dehalococcoidia bacterium genome, the region TACTATAGAGGCTAAAACAATGCCGGCGATGCCGCTTTCAAAAAATATTTCCCCGATCAAGTAACCGAAGCCGAGTAGCAGGGCTCCTATGCCCGCTACCAGCCAAACGGATTTAATCTTGTTCGACCTAATCTGTTCCCACATAACTGACCAGTATGCTTAACGCCGATAAACGGTAAGACGTGCTTATCAAACATATTTATTAGGTGAAGCTTACCTTTGGAACCTCTCGCTCTACGGGCGCTTCCAGCTCAAAGAATTCCCCCGCCTTGAAACCGGTTATACCAGCCACCAAATTGGATGGAAACATCTGGACCTTGTTGTTCAGGTTCATTACCCCGTCATTATAGAACTGCCGGGCGAAGCTTATCTTGTTCTCGGTGGTGGTAAGCTCTTCCTGAAGGGCGAGGAAGTTTTGATTTGCCTTAAGGTCGGGGTAGTTTTCCGCAACAGCGAAGAACCGCGTCAGGATACCGCTCAGCTCGCCTTCCGCCTTCGCCTGCTGGCCCACACCGTGACCGCTGGCCTCTACTGCCGAGGTCCTGGCCTTGGTTACCGCCTCCATCGTTTCCCGCTCATGTTTCATATAGCCCTTGGCCGTCTCCACCAGGTTGGGTATCAGGTCGTGCCTCCGCTTGAGCTGGACATCGATCTGAGACCAGGAGTTTTTCACCTGGTTCCTCAGCCCCACCAGCGAGTTGTACTGCATGAAGAGTATGATCCCCAGCACCACAACAACCCCAATGATTACATACACCGCTATCATCTTTACACCTCCAAAAGTAAATTCTTCTTTTATTCTCTTGCCTGGAATACTTCTCCCAGGAAGGTGACCACCCTATCGGATATGCCTGACTCCGCTAAGGATTTATCCACGCGCTGTTTTATTACCTGGCCCAATTCACCCCCATCGAACCACAGGCCCTCTCCCTGTGGGCACACATCGATAACTACCTCAGGCTCGTGGCCTATGGCAGCTTTTCGCATTTTCTTTGCACAGACAGGGCACCTGCGTTTCTTCTCTGCTATAGCCTTTTCCGGCATGGTCATTATGTCTGCTATATTGAGCTCGCCCACCTCCATGTCCAGCGATTCCAGCAGGAGTGCCAGCTCCCCCGCATCGAACCAGACACCGAGGCATGTAGTACAGTAATCGAGCTCGATTTGCTCGTGTTCCACTATGATCATGGGCTCTTTGCATACCGGGCAGCGCACTACTCTTTGGCCTCCTTCGAACAGATATTATTTGTATTACTCTTTGAGATCGAATGGCACTTGTGTTTTCGCTTTTTATAGAAATCAACAGCATAATAGCAAGCAGTATATGGAACTGTCAATAGACAGTTAGGGTTGGCCATCCAACATGAATTCCTTACGTAGCACGGGGTTTCTACAGTTCAATACCAGCTTTGTGTATGCCTCTCCTTGTTTTGGAGCGGCGTATCCGGGCGAGGTCGGTTTAGCAGATGCAAGCCCACCCGTCCATTTACTCCAGCTGCAGGGCTTTTGACATACCTACGGCAGTTAATATGGCAAATCACAGTTAATACATTCTGGTTCATACATTGGCACTTCGGGGCACTTGACAAATAATCCTAATATGGTATATTGTATTATACCAGTATATTAATAATATAACACTAAATAATTAAAAATAAGCCTATATAGTCTATAAATATCCATTATACAAGTAGAGTCGCAGGAAAACTGAATACGGTGTTCCGAGAAAGGCAAACCGCAATAATTAACGTGACGTAAATCTAAGGATCAAAGATTGGGAGGTCCAACTAGGACTCCCGGGCTGATGCTGAACAAGGCAGTTAAAGCCTTTCTTGGGATGATTATTATTCGGGAGGCACACGGAAATGAAAAAGCAAACCGGGACCAGGGAACAGCTC harbors:
- a CDS encoding LemA family protein yields the protein MIAVYVIIGVVVVLGIILFMQYNSLVGLRNQVKNSWSQIDVQLKRRHDLIPNLVETAKGYMKHERETMEAVTKARTSAVEASGHGVGQQAKAEGELSGILTRFFAVAENYPDLKANQNFLALQEELTTTENKISFARQFYNDGVMNLNNKVQMFPSNLVAGITGFKAGEFFELEAPVEREVPKVSFT
- a CDS encoding zf-TFIIB domain-containing protein codes for the protein MRCPVCKEPMIIVEHEQIELDYCTTCLGVWFDAGELALLLESLDMEVGELNIADIMTMPEKAIAEKKRRCPVCAKKMRKAAIGHEPEVVIDVCPQGEGLWFDGGELGQVIKQRVDKSLAESGISDRVVTFLGEVFQARE